In the Nitrospirota bacterium genome, one interval contains:
- a CDS encoding CBS domain-containing protein → MSATDNNDRCKHLKSSIGFEMLVRDVMTSNVITVQKYENIMPVAKILSEKNISGLPVVDKENHVVGMITQADILSMIGVRKEHTFKDLLKHMLGEQLPEQKAGDIVADIMVSPVVTIKRDMNIAEATQLMDEKRIRRLVVVDEQNVLVGIISRADILKAVLRKLQ, encoded by the coding sequence ATGAGTGCTACAGACAATAACGATCGCTGCAAACATTTAAAATCAAGCATTGGCTTTGAGATGCTCGTTCGGGATGTGATGACCTCCAATGTCATTACGGTCCAAAAATATGAAAATATCATGCCGGTGGCAAAAATATTGTCCGAAAAAAATATCAGCGGCCTGCCGGTGGTTGATAAGGAAAACCATGTGGTCGGTATGATTACCCAGGCTGATATTCTCTCCATGATAGGGGTGCGAAAGGAACATACGTTCAAAGACCTTTTGAAACATATGCTGGGGGAACAGCTTCCTGAACAAAAAGCAGGAGACATTGTGGCAGATATCATGGTTTCCCCTGTTGTGACCATTAAGCGCGATATGAATATTGCCGAGGCTACGCAGCTCATGGATGAAAAGAGGATCAGGAGACTGGTCGTGGTGGATGAACAGAATGTGCTTGTCGGGATCATATCGCGGGCTGATATCCTGAAGGCGGTACTCAGGAAACTGCAGTAG
- a CDS encoding response regulator yields the protein MPNILVVEDSPTMRQLISFAMKRIGNSRVIEATDGVDALKKLSSDKIDLILCDINMPVMDGLKLVSLVRGNATFKDIPIIMVTTEGAEEDRKRAIAIGANAYLPKPIQTQELIRLVNTYLGGGSQP from the coding sequence ATGCCAAATATTCTTGTGGTAGAAGATTCACCGACCATGCGGCAGTTGATCAGCTTTGCGATGAAGCGCATCGGCAATTCCCGTGTCATAGAGGCAACGGACGGCGTTGACGCACTAAAAAAACTGTCGTCCGACAAGATCGACCTCATCCTCTGTGATATCAATATGCCGGTAATGGACGGGCTAAAGCTCGTGAGCCTCGTGCGCGGCAATGCGACCTTTAAGGATATCCCGATTATTATGGTCACGACTGAGGGGGCCGAGGAGGACCGGAAGCGGGCGATTGCGATCGGCGCCAATGCCTATCTCCCCAAGCCTATCCAGACACAGGAACTGATCAGGCTGGTCAATACCTATCTTGGCGGCGGGAGTCAACCATAA
- a CDS encoding GAF domain-containing protein, whose product MFKKGEEFTKDILRENEKLRFRVAQLEESAERSGDEARIKLYDERIRLLELELNSLKDKFIEVEEENKDFASKYLGVEEENNNLANLYVASYQLHSTLDFSEVLRIVVEIVINLIGAEQFAVMLIDDKTNDLVAVATEGIQASDSLRIKIGEGIVGRVTKEGESYFAEDLSVMHEFNSLEPIVCIPLKIKEHVIGVIAIYKLLTQKSGFNNVDYELFNLLAGHAATAIFSSRLYTQSERKLTTIQGFLDLLKDKPKK is encoded by the coding sequence ATGTTCAAGAAGGGTGAAGAATTTACAAAAGATATTCTCCGGGAAAATGAAAAACTGAGATTCAGGGTCGCCCAGCTTGAGGAGTCTGCCGAGCGCTCCGGCGATGAGGCGCGGATCAAGCTCTATGATGAGCGGATAAGACTTCTTGAACTTGAATTGAATTCCCTGAAGGACAAGTTCATAGAGGTCGAAGAGGAGAACAAGGATTTTGCCTCAAAGTATCTTGGGGTTGAGGAGGAGAACAATAATCTCGCCAACCTCTATGTTGCAAGCTACCAGCTCCATTCGACCCTCGATTTTTCCGAGGTGCTGAGGATCGTTGTCGAGATCGTGATCAACCTTATCGGTGCAGAGCAGTTCGCCGTCATGCTCATTGACGACAAGACGAATGATCTTGTTGCGGTTGCTACGGAAGGTATACAGGCTTCTGATTCTTTGCGGATAAAGATCGGAGAGGGCATTGTCGGCAGAGTGACCAAGGAGGGCGAAAGCTATTTTGCGGAAGACCTGAGCGTGATGCATGAGTTCAACTCCCTTGAGCCGATCGTCTGCATTCCGCTGAAGATAAAGGAGCACGTTATCGGCGTCATAGCCATCTATAAGCTGCTTACGCAGAAGTCGGGGTTCAATAATGTCGATTATGAGCTCTTTAATCTCCTGGCCGGTCATGCTGCAACAGCGATCTTCTCATCCCGGCTGTACACCCAGTCCGAGAGGAAGCTGACGACCATTCAGGGGTTCCTTGACCTTCTGAAAGATAAGCCGAAGAAATAG
- a CDS encoding chemotaxis response regulator protein-glutamate methylesterase, with translation MKTKVLIVDDSAYTRQTMKKILEEDNTLEVVGIATDGIDAMAKTLRLQPDIITLDFEMPGMDGFSFLRWLMRERPTPVIMVTSHADSKTVFKALELGAVDFIAKPTRRASIELQTIEKDLLRKIKGLKNIRLDILSKNLELLDQEEEEEVVEAGKGKTGRHDIEIVAVGSSTGGPAALQIILTRLPSDFKAAMVISQHMPKGFTAPLAERLDRMSHVRIREAAEGDIIEAGTVYICPGGQHLSLKRRGSKKQISLKEGRFEDKYIPSVDHMMSSVAELYGIASMGVILTGMGNDGKHGMLDIKTQGGYTIAESEETAVVFGMPAEAIKNGGVEKILPLSDISAEIIRIVNNPSVRGRN, from the coding sequence ATGAAGACAAAGGTTCTTATTGTAGACGATTCAGCATACACGCGGCAGACGATGAAGAAGATCCTTGAGGAAGACAATACCCTTGAGGTAGTAGGTATTGCTACTGACGGTATTGATGCCATGGCAAAGACCCTGCGGTTGCAGCCTGACATCATCACCCTTGATTTCGAGATGCCGGGTATGGACGGATTCAGTTTCCTCCGGTGGCTTATGCGGGAGCGGCCGACGCCGGTGATCATGGTTACGTCTCATGCCGATTCAAAGACGGTCTTCAAGGCTCTTGAGCTTGGCGCGGTTGACTTCATTGCAAAGCCGACGCGTCGTGCATCGATCGAACTCCAGACCATTGAAAAGGATCTTCTCAGAAAGATTAAAGGCCTCAAGAATATCAGGCTTGATATCCTGAGCAAGAACCTCGAACTGCTTGATCAGGAAGAGGAAGAAGAGGTTGTTGAGGCGGGCAAAGGCAAGACGGGCAGGCATGATATCGAGATCGTTGCGGTGGGTTCCTCTACCGGAGGTCCTGCGGCGCTGCAGATCATTCTGACACGGCTGCCTTCTGATTTCAAGGCTGCCATGGTCATCAGCCAGCATATGCCGAAGGGCTTTACCGCTCCTTTGGCTGAGAGACTCGACCGGATGTCCCATGTCAGGATCAGGGAAGCGGCGGAGGGTGATATCATCGAGGCAGGGACTGTCTATATCTGTCCGGGGGGGCAGCATCTCAGCCTGAAAAGGCGGGGGAGCAAAAAACAGATATCGCTTAAGGAGGGCAGGTTTGAAGATAAATACATCCCCTCCGTTGACCATATGATGTCGTCGGTTGCCGAGCTTTACGGCATTGCCTCCATGGGTGTGATCCTGACCGGCATGGGCAATGACGGCAAGCACGGGATGCTGGATATTAAAACGCAGGGGGGGTATACTATAGCGGAGTCTGAAGAGACGGCTGTGGTATTCGGTATGCCCGCAGAGGCGATCAAAAACGGCGGCGTGGAGAAGATCCTTCCGCTTTCCGATATTTCCGCAGAGATCATCAGAATTGTAAACAACCCATCGGTCAGAGGGAGAAATTAA
- a CDS encoding protein-glutamate O-methyltransferase CheR — translation MFEQEEIIPLPEDVFRLIRDIIKDYCGLYFDDTSRYLLEKRLSRRIRNHHLSDFRDYYRFIRYDKRAEEELTAIMDVLTVNETYFFREQNQLKAFSEEILEELRTVNREKKTLRVWSAGCSTGEEPYTIAMLINEKGHFHGWDIEVHGSDINQRVLQTARRGVYRRNSFRTTEPYFMSKYFVEEDGSFKISDAAKKHVNFSYLNLLDPFKSKFLGKMDVIFCRNVLIYFDNASRRRVIENFHDRLVDGGYLLLGHAESLINISTAFTLKHLKNDMVYQKPNGTMGNK, via the coding sequence GTGTTTGAGCAAGAAGAGATTATTCCTCTTCCTGAAGATGTCTTCCGCCTGATCCGGGACATCATTAAGGACTATTGCGGCCTGTATTTTGACGATACTTCCCGCTATCTTCTTGAAAAGAGGCTTTCGCGCCGTATCAGGAATCACCACCTGAGCGATTTCAGGGATTATTATCGGTTTATTCGTTATGACAAGCGGGCAGAGGAAGAGCTTACGGCGATCATGGATGTGCTTACGGTGAATGAAACCTATTTCTTCAGGGAACAGAACCAGCTCAAGGCTTTCAGTGAAGAGATCCTTGAAGAACTGAGGACCGTCAACCGGGAGAAGAAAACGCTCAGGGTCTGGTCGGCAGGGTGCTCTACCGGAGAGGAGCCCTATACGATAGCCATGCTTATCAATGAAAAGGGGCATTTTCACGGATGGGATATTGAGGTACACGGCAGTGATATCAACCAGCGGGTGCTTCAGACAGCGCGGCGCGGTGTGTACCGCAGAAACTCCTTTCGGACAACAGAACCCTATTTCATGAGCAAATATTTCGTCGAAGAAGATGGTTCTTTCAAGATCAGCGATGCGGCCAAGAAACATGTGAATTTCAGTTATCTCAATCTGCTCGATCCGTTTAAGTCAAAGTTTCTCGGGAAGATGGATGTCATCTTCTGCAGGAACGTGCTGATCTATTTTGACAATGCCTCCCGGCGGCGCGTGATTGAGAACTTCCATGACAGACTTGTTGATGGCGGATATCTGCTTCTGGGCCATGCAGAGTCCCTGATCAATATCTCAACCGCCTTTACCCTGAAGCATCTGAAAAACGATATGGTCTATCAAAAGCCGAACGGCACTATGGGGAATAAATGA
- a CDS encoding HEAT repeat domain-containing protein, translating to MQELEKQLNNDNNIEVRRRAVEQMRGRKDAQYIPLLIKAMTDVSWRVRKSAVDILFEEYGLDQYIRGMIELLYIEENAGARNSAIEALIKLGRKATPFLIEGFKTSNRDVRKFIIDVLGEQMDSRSLPLMLEALKERKPLREPVLKALGMLADPATLGPVIALLQETSKNIQEQALRTIEKMYHNGLGAEVITSEFRRILGDKAIDLLIAHAWSNKNEVRVSAILMLGLMKDEAAYGPLLDISHEEEYADDVKGAFVFIGRDRPDSLLRLFDSGNAHQLRFIAEVAGEIVSPVYYDMFAKLLNDEDGHVRSIAARSIARLNKSEAVPMLIKRLADPYEDVQEAAVDALGMLQYSLDIHEILAMLRSDSPVLRRNVARLLGKMKADRAVKDLGFALKDEKVAVRKAVVKALSQIGTEEAVRYLKYALTDEDPDIRISATLSLGAIGGEGIIDSLTILTVDPDNFVRVSAARALGMLKDRNSIIILVPLLHDESGFVVTTAIEALKAVGGEEACNAISGMLTSADDEVKRTAIAALAEFEGVTDRLVPFLRDPDWAARIAAVKALGRHSLAEVRTELERLLDTEEDPTVIKAVEEILGV from the coding sequence GTGCAGGAACTGGAAAAACAGCTCAATAACGACAACAATATTGAGGTCAGGCGCCGGGCAGTCGAGCAGATGCGAGGCCGGAAAGATGCCCAATATATACCGCTTCTTATCAAGGCAATGACGGATGTGAGCTGGCGTGTCAGGAAGTCGGCTGTCGATATCCTCTTTGAGGAGTATGGCCTGGATCAATATATCCGGGGCATGATCGAGCTCCTGTATATTGAAGAAAATGCAGGCGCAAGGAATTCTGCCATCGAAGCGCTTATTAAACTCGGCAGGAAGGCCACACCATTTCTCATTGAGGGATTCAAGACCTCCAACAGGGATGTGAGGAAGTTTATTATTGATGTGCTGGGAGAGCAGATGGACAGCAGGTCCCTGCCGCTTATGCTTGAGGCATTGAAGGAACGGAAGCCGCTTCGTGAGCCTGTGCTCAAGGCCCTCGGCATGCTTGCTGACCCTGCAACGCTCGGACCGGTAATAGCGCTGCTCCAGGAGACTTCAAAAAACATCCAGGAACAGGCCTTGCGGACTATTGAAAAGATGTATCACAACGGGCTCGGCGCCGAGGTCATTACCTCAGAATTCAGAAGGATACTTGGTGATAAGGCGATTGATCTTCTTATTGCCCATGCCTGGTCGAATAAAAATGAAGTGAGAGTTTCTGCCATCCTCATGCTCGGGCTGATGAAGGACGAGGCTGCATATGGGCCGCTCCTTGACATATCCCACGAGGAAGAATATGCGGATGACGTAAAGGGGGCCTTTGTATTTATCGGCAGAGATCGACCGGATTCACTCCTCAGACTTTTTGATTCGGGCAATGCCCATCAGCTCAGGTTTATTGCCGAAGTGGCAGGCGAAATTGTTTCTCCGGTGTACTATGACATGTTTGCGAAACTTCTGAACGACGAAGACGGACACGTGCGTTCCATCGCCGCAAGGAGCATCGCCAGACTGAACAAGTCCGAAGCGGTGCCCATGCTCATAAAACGTCTTGCTGATCCATACGAAGATGTCCAGGAGGCCGCTGTTGATGCCCTTGGCATGCTGCAGTATTCTCTGGATATCCATGAAATTCTCGCAATGCTCAGATCGGATTCCCCTGTGCTGAGGAGAAATGTTGCGCGTCTTCTGGGAAAGATGAAGGCCGATCGTGCGGTGAAGGACCTCGGGTTTGCGTTAAAGGACGAGAAGGTGGCGGTAAGGAAAGCGGTTGTGAAAGCTCTTTCCCAGATTGGGACGGAAGAGGCTGTTCGTTACCTCAAGTATGCGCTTACCGATGAGGACCCTGACATCCGGATCTCCGCGACGTTAAGCCTGGGTGCGATCGGCGGCGAGGGCATTATTGATTCGCTTACCATACTTACCGTCGACCCTGACAATTTCGTGAGAGTGTCCGCTGCCAGGGCTCTTGGCATGCTCAAAGACAGAAACTCAATAATTATCCTGGTGCCTCTGTTGCACGACGAAAGCGGTTTTGTGGTCACAACAGCGATTGAGGCACTGAAGGCTGTGGGAGGCGAGGAAGCGTGCAACGCTATATCAGGCATGCTTACCTCTGCAGACGACGAAGTGAAACGGACAGCTATCGCTGCGCTGGCGGAGTTTGAGGGAGTAACGGACCGTCTTGTTCCGTTTCTGCGGGACCCAGACTGGGCTGCAAGGATCGCCGCGGTGAAAGCACTGGGCAGGCATAGCCTGGCTGAAGTTCGGACTGAGCTTGAAAGACTTCTTGATACCGAAGAAGATCCTACGGTAATTAAGGCGGTAGAGGAGATACTGGGTGTTTGA
- a CDS encoding purine-binding chemotaxis protein CheW gives MSKYTIFNIGGDIFGIDISRVLEILRVQKIFSIPGLPGFLTGVMSVRGAVIPVMDLRLRFGMKPSGKKERIILVRYGEEKIGFLVDEIREILRLNPEDLRPSPSIFKGFKTEYLTGLGKKGDQIIILLNIDNLLTSEEKIWLKESKELLEDNGAGTGKTAQ, from the coding sequence ATGTCCAAATACACGATATTCAATATAGGCGGGGATATTTTTGGCATTGATATTTCCCGTGTGCTTGAAATCCTCCGGGTGCAGAAGATCTTTTCCATCCCGGGACTCCCGGGATTTCTTACCGGGGTCATGAGCGTGCGCGGAGCTGTCATACCGGTCATGGATCTCAGGCTGAGATTCGGGATGAAGCCTTCCGGCAAGAAGGAACGGATTATCCTCGTCAGATACGGCGAGGAAAAAATTGGCTTTCTGGTTGACGAAATCAGGGAGATTCTGCGGCTGAACCCTGAAGACCTCAGGCCTTCTCCCTCAATTTTCAAGGGATTCAAGACAGAGTATCTGACCGGCCTGGGCAAGAAGGGAGATCAGATCATCATACTGCTTAATATAGACAACCTTCTGACGTCTGAGGAGAAGATATGGTTAAAGGAATCAAAGGAACTGCTGGAGGATAACGGTGCAGGAACTGGAAAAACAGCTCAATAA
- a CDS encoding methyl-accepting chemotaxis protein, with product MIFGKSITVKFVATVFVVLLAVQSVGTVAFMLYIRSSFLEEITMRMNRAASIMAGVSMAPLLSYDFALIDTYLDEVSRDEEITSIHIFDAQGKVAREKIKTDDAEISTLNPFYFKKAMVITAPVNSGNTKLGEVSLHFTGKTVNDNIGKSMLIIILYQGIALVMLGFVMIYFFQKNIKKPVHELNIVIEKITNGDLTAAIPDLGDNEIGSIAKGVRVLELRLSQMIERISQTAVNVGMAIKQVDHTYRIASEGIGSQAVAVKNGIRSIQLANKSQKEVSDSIEKLLNFSTENVTSLLQMKATAEEMSSQTQRLFRSTEDSYSVVLQMSQASKSISASSSEALSAVEDTSASVEEVGASVREVEEHAIDSSAIADRVKEITSGVGMMSVVNAVEGMESISGQVQKSAEIIQRLGARSVDIEKVLSVIRDVTEQTNLLSLNAAILAAQAGEHGKSFSVVADEIRALSERTASSTREIGGIVKTIQKDIKDAVYSVDNAKLKVEDGNTLVVKVGEALRDILNASIQSSDMTKAIERATGEQSLGLRQITSAIDDIKKVIVSVTKSTKEQENALSYLLEGVGDVKEVAELSKRGAGEQAEGTRLITRNIELANERINQINTNESNQKKVNTEVIAAMENINGIGTVTMQNMEDVSNSLKTLFREIEALKQEMEAFKIS from the coding sequence ATGATTTTCGGAAAATCCATAACAGTCAAATTTGTCGCAACGGTCTTTGTCGTGCTGCTGGCGGTACAGTCTGTCGGTACGGTAGCCTTCATGCTCTACATTCGCTCATCGTTTCTTGAAGAGATTACCATGCGCATGAACCGGGCGGCATCGATCATGGCAGGGGTGAGCATGGCGCCGCTCCTGAGCTATGATTTTGCGCTCATTGACACGTACCTCGATGAAGTATCAAGGGACGAGGAGATTACCTCGATCCATATCTTTGACGCCCAGGGCAAAGTTGCCAGGGAGAAGATCAAGACGGATGACGCCGAGATCAGTACCCTGAACCCCTTTTATTTTAAAAAGGCCATGGTAATCACCGCGCCGGTCAATTCAGGCAATACCAAGCTCGGAGAGGTTTCACTCCATTTTACCGGCAAGACCGTTAATGACAATATCGGAAAAAGTATGCTCATAATTATCCTTTACCAGGGCATTGCGCTGGTAATGCTTGGATTTGTCATGATCTATTTTTTTCAGAAGAACATCAAGAAGCCTGTGCATGAGCTCAATATCGTCATAGAAAAGATCACCAACGGCGATCTTACGGCGGCAATACCTGACCTTGGCGATAACGAGATCGGCAGCATTGCGAAGGGCGTCAGGGTGCTCGAACTACGCCTCTCCCAGATGATTGAGAGGATCAGCCAAACGGCTGTCAATGTAGGTATGGCTATCAAGCAGGTGGACCATACGTACCGCATCGCAAGCGAAGGGATAGGCAGTCAGGCGGTTGCCGTCAAAAACGGTATCCGCTCGATACAGTTGGCGAATAAGTCCCAAAAAGAGGTCAGCGACAGCATCGAAAAGCTTCTGAATTTTTCGACCGAGAATGTGACTTCCCTGCTGCAGATGAAGGCAACGGCCGAGGAGATGTCGTCCCAGACACAGCGCCTATTCCGTTCGACCGAGGATTCGTATTCCGTGGTGCTTCAGATGTCCCAGGCATCGAAGTCCATATCGGCCAGTTCTTCAGAGGCCCTGTCTGCGGTAGAGGATACCTCTGCTTCGGTTGAAGAGGTGGGCGCCTCAGTGCGGGAGGTCGAAGAGCATGCTATCGATTCTTCTGCAATTGCCGACAGGGTGAAGGAAATCACCTCAGGTGTTGGTATGATGTCCGTGGTCAATGCGGTTGAAGGCATGGAAAGTATTTCCGGCCAGGTACAGAAATCCGCCGAGATCATCCAGCGGCTTGGAGCCAGATCGGTCGATATTGAGAAGGTGCTCTCGGTCATCCGGGATGTTACTGAGCAGACGAACCTGCTCAGCCTTAATGCCGCCATCCTTGCCGCCCAGGCAGGGGAGCATGGGAAGAGCTTCTCGGTTGTGGCAGATGAGATCCGCGCCCTTTCCGAGCGCACCGCAAGTTCAACGCGGGAGATCGGCGGGATTGTCAAAACCATCCAGAAGGATATCAAGGATGCCGTTTATTCGGTTGATAATGCAAAACTGAAAGTGGAAGACGGCAATACTCTTGTGGTGAAGGTCGGAGAGGCTCTGCGGGACATCCTGAATGCTTCTATACAGTCCTCTGACATGACCAAGGCGATTGAGAGGGCAACAGGGGAGCAGTCGCTCGGGCTGAGACAGATTACCTCTGCAATAGACGACATTAAAAAGGTGATTGTCAGCGTAACCAAGTCCACCAAGGAGCAGGAAAACGCGCTGAGTTATCTTCTTGAGGGCGTCGGGGACGTGAAAGAGGTTGCTGAACTTTCCAAACGCGGCGCAGGAGAACAGGCGGAAGGAACAAGACTTATAACAAGGAATATTGAACTTGCCAATGAGCGGATTAACCAGATCAATACAAATGAGTCGAATCAGAAGAAGGTGAACACCGAGGTCATCGCTGCCATGGAGAATATCAATGGCATCGGGACGGTAACCATGCAGAACATGGAGGATGTTTCAAATTCTCTTAAAACGCTCTTTAGGGAAATCGAGGCCCTGAAACAGGAGATGGAGGCCTTCAAGATCAGCTGA
- a CDS encoding phosphate ABC transporter substrate-binding protein: MKTGVSRTPYEGLTKKIALGMIAALVMFTGSAFAEEKIRIAGAGGMISLGTELAKAFMAEHKNTVIEVNQKSIETRGGIMSAAEGKVDIGMASRPLKEEEKKLGITAIEIARVANVLGVNKSVPIVDISSENVCKIYSGKTVKWSEVGGPAEPILLLTRPEADATKEAVRKHIACFKDLKEPASAVVVPTHPEMNKILSGRPFTIGFTDTIATDDSAGAIVPLKLDGVAPTAENVRNGKYRMIKNMNLVVKGEPKGEAKAFIDFVKGPKGAKIIEANKAVAVK, encoded by the coding sequence ATGAAAACAGGTGTGTCAAGGACCCCATATGAGGGATTAACGAAAAAGATTGCGCTCGGCATGATCGCGGCGCTTGTGATGTTCACAGGCTCTGCTTTTGCCGAAGAGAAGATCAGAATAGCCGGTGCGGGAGGGATGATCTCCCTGGGCACGGAACTGGCCAAGGCCTTTATGGCTGAACATAAAAACACGGTGATTGAAGTAAATCAGAAATCAATTGAGACGAGGGGCGGCATCATGTCAGCTGCAGAGGGCAAGGTGGACATAGGTATGGCGTCACGCCCCCTGAAGGAAGAGGAGAAGAAGCTTGGCATCACTGCAATCGAGATTGCACGTGTGGCCAATGTATTGGGTGTGAACAAAAGCGTACCGATTGTGGATATTTCTTCAGAAAATGTTTGCAAAATTTATTCCGGCAAGACGGTGAAGTGGAGCGAAGTAGGTGGACCTGCCGAACCGATCCTGCTGCTGACAAGGCCTGAGGCCGATGCAACCAAGGAAGCGGTAAGAAAGCATATTGCCTGTTTCAAGGACCTGAAAGAGCCCGCCTCTGCGGTGGTCGTGCCGACCCATCCTGAGATGAACAAGATACTCTCCGGCCGGCCGTTTACGATCGGCTTTACCGATACGATCGCTACTGACGATTCAGCAGGGGCTATCGTACCGCTGAAGCTCGACGGTGTTGCACCAACGGCGGAGAATGTCAGAAACGGCAAATACCGGATGATCAAGAATATGAACCTTGTGGTGAAGGGGGAGCCGAAAGGTGAAGCAAAGGCGTTTATCGACTTTGTAAAAGGGCCCAAGGGTGCGAAGATCATCGAGGCGAACAAGGCTGTCGCAGTCAAATGA